A single region of the Streptomyces virginiae genome encodes:
- a CDS encoding PP2C family protein-serine/threonine phosphatase yields the protein MPSHLFADRPAQPPEPGSVDALISQTRRLRGEVDAVRRDTVVDDDDAQGRWQRALCDLAVHHLDDLREHLGQLKEGLPPAPEIVEQPQVAPEAVPEAQTRVGSAEWNLLTDEVSWSDELFQIFGRSPESGALPLDELGSTLFSEDQPLLTAWVTACLVDGKPIDGEFRIVRADGRVRTLHMRGEPVLDSDGCTASMWAVLRDVSELRRSQRAVRESRDSLQRQREIAQTERRLAVELQEAVLPPWRGSLRFPYGSAGTLDVAAHYLPSATSALIGGDWYDALELPDGSSMLTVGDLTGHGVTATSGMAMMLGALRGMAMAGIEPGPLMGWLNQLLETSVQPALGSAVCCRYDPARQVLSWAQAGHPAPLLFRRGSGRSLLPPEGVLLGATSGASYGQVEEHLEVGDLLVLHTDGLTPRSIEFSRADGTERLLALAPRFSAARSAQECVRIVIEEFGESEREDDACMLVARVGG from the coding sequence ATGCCGTCCCACCTGTTCGCGGACCGTCCCGCGCAGCCGCCCGAGCCCGGGTCGGTGGACGCGCTGATCTCGCAGACCCGGCGGCTGCGGGGGGAAGTGGACGCGGTCCGCCGCGACACCGTCGTCGACGACGACGACGCCCAGGGCCGCTGGCAGCGCGCGCTGTGCGATCTCGCCGTCCACCACCTCGACGACCTCCGCGAGCACCTCGGTCAGCTCAAGGAGGGCCTGCCGCCGGCGCCCGAGATCGTCGAACAGCCGCAGGTGGCGCCCGAGGCCGTGCCCGAGGCCCAGACCCGCGTCGGCAGCGCCGAGTGGAACCTGCTGACCGACGAGGTCAGTTGGTCCGACGAGCTGTTCCAGATCTTCGGCCGCTCGCCCGAGTCCGGCGCGCTCCCCCTCGACGAACTGGGCTCGACCCTCTTCTCCGAGGACCAGCCGCTGCTCACCGCCTGGGTCACCGCCTGCCTGGTGGACGGCAAGCCGATCGACGGCGAGTTCCGCATCGTCCGGGCCGACGGCCGGGTCCGGACCTTGCACATGAGGGGCGAGCCGGTACTCGATTCCGACGGCTGTACGGCCTCGATGTGGGCCGTCCTGCGGGACGTGAGTGAACTGCGCCGGAGCCAGCGCGCGGTGCGCGAGTCGCGTGACTCGCTGCAGCGCCAGCGGGAGATCGCGCAGACCGAGCGCCGGCTGGCGGTCGAGCTGCAGGAAGCCGTGCTCCCCCCGTGGCGCGGCTCCCTGCGGTTCCCGTACGGCAGCGCGGGCACGCTGGACGTGGCCGCGCACTACCTGCCCTCCGCGACCAGCGCGCTGATCGGCGGCGACTGGTACGACGCTCTCGAACTCCCCGACGGCAGCTCGATGTTGACGGTCGGTGACCTGACCGGGCACGGGGTGACCGCCACCTCCGGGATGGCGATGATGCTGGGTGCCCTGCGCGGCATGGCCATGGCGGGCATCGAGCCCGGCCCCCTGATGGGGTGGCTCAACCAGCTCCTGGAGACCTCCGTACAGCCCGCGCTCGGCTCGGCCGTGTGCTGCCGCTACGATCCCGCGCGCCAAGTCCTGTCCTGGGCGCAGGCCGGCCACCCGGCGCCCCTGCTCTTCCGTCGCGGGTCGGGCCGTTCCCTGCTGCCGCCGGAGGGCGTCCTGCTGGGCGCGACCTCGGGAGCCTCGTACGGGCAGGTGGAGGAACACCTGGAGGTCGGCGACCTGTTGGTCCTGCACACGGACGGACTGACGCCGCGCAGCATCGAGTTCAGCCGGGCGGACGGCACCGAGCGGCTGCTGGCGCTGGCGCCGCGGTTCTCGGCGGCGCGGTCGGCGCAGGAATGCGTACGGATCGTGATCGAGGAGTTCGGTGAGAGCGAGCGCGAGGACGACGCCTGCATGCTCGTCGCCCGGGTCGGCGGGTAA